In Polynucleobacter sp. es-EL-1, the following are encoded in one genomic region:
- the rng gene encoding ribonuclease G, with protein sequence MNEEILINITPQETRVALIQQGAVQELQIERTRQRGIVGNIYLAKVVRVLPGMQSAFIEIGLERTAFMHVADITQNNPQAQIEKLLFEGQNVLVQVLKDPLGTKGARLTTQLSIAGRNLVYLPPAGTDVAAEKYIGVSQRIDQPEEREAIKARLAGLMPADEKGGIIVRTSAQDASDTELEHDMHYLRTTWERIREAVNHKPAPSLLYQDLSLAERVLRDVAGEGTTQIRVDSAENFEKLKSFATLYMPNLLDKLTLHRGERALFDLFDVDSEINKALGRRVDLKSGGYLMIDQTESMTTIDVNTGSYVGARNLDDTVFKTNLEAAQSIARQLRLRNLGGIIIIDFIDMLSKDHQDSVLNELKRNLERDHARTSISEFSSLGLVEMTRKRTRESLAHITCEPCPTCQGKGEVKTAQTICYEILREIVREHRQFNPREFRIVAAPDVIDLFLEEENQFLAQLGDFINKPIKLQAESSFRQEQYDIVLS encoded by the coding sequence ATGAATGAAGAAATTCTCATTAATATCACCCCACAAGAAACGCGGGTAGCACTCATTCAACAGGGTGCTGTTCAAGAGCTGCAAATTGAGCGTACTCGTCAACGCGGTATTGTTGGCAACATCTACTTAGCAAAAGTCGTACGCGTTCTTCCTGGAATGCAGTCTGCATTTATTGAAATTGGCCTTGAGCGCACCGCCTTTATGCATGTGGCAGACATTACCCAAAATAATCCGCAAGCCCAAATCGAAAAACTACTTTTTGAAGGGCAGAATGTTTTGGTGCAAGTGCTCAAGGACCCCCTAGGGACTAAAGGGGCTCGCCTCACAACCCAGCTCAGTATTGCTGGGCGCAATTTGGTTTACTTACCACCAGCAGGAACAGATGTTGCTGCTGAAAAGTATATTGGTGTGTCTCAAAGAATTGATCAACCTGAAGAGCGTGAAGCAATTAAGGCCCGCCTAGCTGGCCTTATGCCTGCCGATGAAAAAGGGGGCATCATCGTCCGCACAAGTGCCCAAGATGCTAGCGATACCGAGTTAGAGCACGATATGCATTACCTACGCACTACTTGGGAAAGAATTCGGGAGGCCGTGAATCACAAGCCGGCACCCAGTTTGCTCTATCAGGATCTGAGCTTAGCCGAGCGAGTATTGCGCGATGTTGCTGGTGAAGGAACCACCCAAATTCGAGTTGATTCAGCAGAAAATTTTGAGAAGCTCAAAAGCTTTGCCACACTCTATATGCCTAACCTCCTCGACAAGCTCACATTGCATCGTGGTGAACGGGCTCTCTTTGATTTATTCGATGTAGATTCTGAAATCAATAAAGCCTTGGGCAGAAGAGTAGATCTCAAATCGGGTGGCTATCTCATGATTGATCAAACCGAGTCCATGACAACCATTGATGTCAACACCGGCAGCTATGTAGGCGCCCGCAATTTAGATGACACCGTATTTAAGACGAACTTAGAGGCAGCGCAATCGATTGCACGTCAATTACGTCTGCGTAATTTAGGCGGTATCATCATCATCGATTTTATTGACATGTTGAGCAAAGATCATCAAGACTCAGTCTTGAATGAACTCAAGCGCAATTTAGAGCGCGATCATGCGCGCACCTCTATTAGTGAATTCTCATCCCTAGGGCTAGTAGAGATGACTCGCAAGCGTACGCGCGAATCCTTGGCGCACATTACCTGTGAGCCCTGCCCCACTTGCCAAGGCAAAGGGGAGGTTAAAACTGCCCAAACTATTTGCTATGAGATTTTGCGAGAAATTGTTCGAGAGCACCGCCAATTTAATCCCCGTGAATTTCGAATCGTTGCTGCACCCGATGTGATTGACCTATTTTTAGAAGAAGAGAATCAATTCTTGGCGCAACTGGGTGATTTCATCAATAAACCAATCAAACTGCAAGCAGAAAGTAGCTTTCGCCAAGAGCAATACGATATTGTTCTGAGTTAA
- the gluQRS gene encoding tRNA glutamyl-Q(34) synthetase GluQRS: protein MPNPKNSPPPHKGYRGRFAPSPTGPLHAGSLVAALGSWLDARANQGKWLLRIEDIDTPRCVAGADQEIMHQLMAYGLRWDEDVSWQSKHLDHYQSALERLNELHLIYPCTCSRQTILEELEARGTTPVRNQEIVYPGTCRPQEIGTVQKDIDLITNAAWRLELPPKLIMDFDDLIMGHQSQNLSHEVGDFVLRRRDGLFTYQLAVVIDDAQQGITHVVRGQDLASNTGRQMHLQNILGYKHPQYLHLPLVLDVHGEKLSKQTLATAIPTEDPRAVLAQLRKAGIHLGLRNLPDGENISVAQWLLAATQAWKNSSIFS, encoded by the coding sequence GTGCCGAACCCCAAAAACTCTCCACCCCCACACAAGGGCTATCGCGGGCGATTTGCCCCCTCGCCCACTGGCCCCCTTCATGCTGGATCCTTGGTTGCAGCCCTTGGAAGCTGGCTGGATGCTCGGGCTAACCAAGGGAAATGGCTTCTTCGAATAGAAGATATCGACACTCCACGCTGTGTTGCTGGAGCTGACCAAGAAATCATGCACCAATTAATGGCCTATGGCCTTCGCTGGGATGAGGATGTTAGCTGGCAGTCGAAGCATCTAGATCACTACCAAAGCGCTTTGGAGCGCTTAAACGAGCTTCATTTGATCTACCCCTGCACCTGCTCTAGACAGACTATTTTGGAGGAATTAGAAGCCAGAGGCACTACTCCAGTGCGCAACCAAGAAATTGTCTATCCAGGGACTTGCAGGCCCCAAGAAATAGGCACCGTTCAAAAAGATATTGATTTAATTACTAACGCCGCCTGGAGGCTGGAATTGCCCCCTAAACTAATTATGGATTTTGATGATCTGATCATGGGACATCAAAGTCAGAACCTCAGCCATGAAGTGGGGGATTTTGTCTTACGTCGTCGGGACGGATTATTCACCTACCAACTAGCCGTAGTGATAGATGATGCGCAGCAAGGCATTACGCACGTAGTGCGCGGCCAAGATCTAGCAAGCAATACTGGAAGACAAATGCATTTGCAGAATATTTTAGGGTACAAGCATCCTCAATATCTGCATCTACCACTTGTGCTTGATGTTCATGGTGAAAAACTCAGTAAGCAAACTTTAGCAACTGCCATTCCCACAGAAGATCCAAGGGCGGTCTTAGCGCAATTGCGCAAAGCTGGGATCCACCTAGGTTTGAGAAACTTGCCCGATGGAGAGAATATTTCTGTTGCGCAGTGGCTTCTCGCAGCTACTCAGGCTTGGAAAAATTCGTCTATTTTTTCTTAA
- the msbA gene encoding lipid A export permease/ATP-binding protein MsbA — translation MNAQDRTALNRLIQYLKPHIRMIIGSLLAMALVAGAETSIPALMKPLLDRGFTGQMNDKLWQVPVFLVGLALVRSLAQFLSNYLLTRVINSVLLKLREQMFQTLLHASTTFFQKNSASNLINAVVFEVNNVLSIMGGMLISLVRDSLTVIGLIGYLIYLNWQLTLVVLIIFPIIAFVMSKINRRLRSLNREQQTLTSELAYIVEESAAGYKIVKVHGAEEYEMQRFMNKAERLRQFAMKSAVAGGLNQPITQLIASMALSLVLVIALMQSATEGTTVGGFAAFITAMMLVISPIKHLADINQPLQRGLTAAEMIFGLMDQPFEEDDSRKENMKPLEKARGALRFENVGFSYQQEVGRKDALTNINLSIRPGEVVAFVGPSGGGKSTLVNLLPRFFQPTSGHIYLDDIPLEEIVLSDLRKQIAFVSQDVILFNDSIAANVAYGAVGPEGIDRGRVMEALEAANLSALMKELPEGIDTQIGDNGNRLSGGQRQRLAIARAIYKDAPILILDEATSALDSESERQVQDALERLMVGRTTLVIAHRLSTIEHADRIVVLEHGHVIENGSHEELIVKDGLYANLHRIQFSNA, via the coding sequence ATGAATGCTCAAGACCGTACCGCCTTAAATCGCTTAATTCAGTATCTCAAGCCCCATATTCGCATGATTATTGGGTCTTTATTAGCCATGGCCTTGGTGGCTGGAGCCGAAACCTCCATCCCGGCCTTAATGAAGCCGCTGTTGGATCGGGGGTTTACTGGGCAAATGAACGATAAGTTATGGCAGGTGCCTGTTTTTCTCGTGGGGCTAGCGCTCGTCCGGAGTTTGGCTCAGTTCTTGTCTAACTATTTGCTGACAAGGGTAATCAATTCGGTGTTGCTGAAGTTGCGTGAGCAAATGTTTCAAACGCTACTGCATGCCAGCACTACTTTCTTTCAGAAAAACTCAGCATCAAATTTGATTAATGCGGTGGTTTTCGAAGTGAACAATGTGCTCTCCATCATGGGGGGTATGTTAATTAGCTTGGTACGTGACTCTCTCACTGTAATTGGTCTGATAGGTTATCTGATTTACTTAAATTGGCAATTAACTTTAGTCGTATTAATTATTTTTCCCATCATTGCTTTTGTGATGAGCAAAATTAATCGACGCTTGAGATCGTTAAACCGCGAGCAGCAGACTCTGACAAGTGAGCTTGCCTATATTGTTGAGGAGTCTGCCGCTGGTTATAAGATCGTCAAAGTGCATGGCGCAGAAGAATACGAGATGCAGCGCTTTATGAATAAAGCGGAACGCTTACGTCAGTTTGCTATGAAGTCAGCAGTTGCTGGCGGGTTGAATCAGCCTATCACCCAGTTGATTGCTTCAATGGCGCTCTCACTTGTACTGGTAATTGCCTTAATGCAATCGGCTACCGAAGGAACGACAGTAGGCGGATTTGCGGCCTTCATCACCGCCATGATGTTGGTAATCTCTCCAATTAAGCATTTAGCTGATATTAATCAACCCTTGCAGCGCGGGCTTACTGCTGCCGAGATGATCTTTGGTTTAATGGATCAACCCTTTGAAGAGGATGATTCTCGCAAGGAGAATATGAAGCCTCTGGAAAAGGCGAGGGGCGCTTTACGTTTTGAAAACGTGGGCTTTTCTTATCAACAAGAAGTGGGACGCAAAGATGCGCTCACGAATATCAATCTGAGTATTAGGCCGGGTGAAGTAGTTGCCTTTGTTGGTCCATCTGGTGGCGGTAAATCAACCCTGGTTAATTTGCTCCCGCGATTTTTTCAACCAACAAGCGGGCACATTTATCTTGACGATATTCCTCTTGAAGAGATTGTGCTTTCAGACTTACGCAAGCAAATTGCCTTTGTGAGCCAGGATGTCATTTTATTCAATGACAGCATTGCAGCCAATGTAGCCTATGGTGCAGTTGGTCCAGAAGGTATTGATCGTGGCCGGGTTATGGAGGCGCTTGAAGCTGCCAACTTATCTGCTCTCATGAAAGAATTGCCCGAGGGAATTGACACTCAAATTGGAGACAATGGCAATCGTTTATCTGGCGGTCAACGGCAGCGCTTAGCGATTGCCCGTGCAATTTATAAGGATGCACCCATTCTGATTTTGGATGAGGCAACTTCAGCGTTGGATTCTGAATCTGAACGTCAGGTCCAAGATGCTTTAGAGCGCTTAATGGTTGGTAGAACTACTTTGGTGATTGCGCACCGGTTATCAACCATTGAACATGCTGATCGGATTGTGGTTCTAGAGCATGGTCATGTGATTGAAAATGGTTCGCATGAAGAGTTGATAGTCAAAGATGGCCTCTATGCCAATCTACATCGCATCCAATTTTCGAACGCATAA
- the dnaE gene encoding DNA polymerase III subunit alpha: MASPRFVHLRIHSEFSITDGVVRIDDAVAAAQKDEMGALALTDLSNLFGLVRFYTAARSGGIKPIAGADVWISNPQDPDQPYRLLLLVQNHSGYLNLCQLLSRASLDNQSRGRAEIDPQWFSEPAAKAEDKAAKKTLSNGLIALSAGRWGDVGVALLAGQEEQAKQAAKRWEALFPNAFYIEVQRGGHPQDEQHLQLACHLASDLDLPVVATHPVQFMQKSDFTAHEARVCIAEGELLGNPRRQKKFNEEQYFLSQAEMERRFADLPIALANSVEIAKRCNLSLTLGQPRLPDFPTPPGITLDEYLLAQSEIGLKRHMERNFPDAEVRAKEEARYHERLVFEVKTISQMGFPGYFLIVADFINWAKNNGVPVGPGRGSGAGSLVAYSLGITDLDPLRYNLLFERFLNPERVSMPDFDIDFCQHGRDRVIQYVKDKYGKDAVSQIATFGTMAARAAIRDVGRVLEQGYNFVDGIAKLIPNKPGQYMTIEMAKKEEKQLAEREKNEDEVRQLLSLAQQLEGMTRNVGMHAGGVLIAPGRLTDFCPLYTQETKDQDSSSVISQFDKDDVEAIGLVKFDFLGLTTLTILAAAEKWIKTLHADRRDWNIGEIPLDDQKAFEVLKNANTVAVFQLESRGMQGMLREAKPDRFEDIIALVALYRPGPMDLIPDFIERKHGRQKVEYPDPRIEPVLQETYGIMVYQEQVMQMAQMIGGYSLGGADMLRRAMGKKKPEEMAQHRKIFSDGAKAGGISEGKANEIYDLMERFAGYGFNKSHAAAYALLAYQTAWLKAYYPAEFMAANLSLAMDDTDKVKILYDDCLVNQIRVFSPDINTGVYVFTPLRAPDAAPDAPISHIRYGLGAVRGTGEAAIEAIVKARESGGPFKDLFDFCARVDRRQVNRRAIEALMRAGAFDSLYKDSVPAGGNLYDIRSTLLASLARAIEAAEQAEASINQVSLFEAAGEADRHLPELVREPVWSEKKRLQEEKTALGLCLTGHMFDAYREETSHFIRQPLAKVTEGKDQLIAGIITSARMLTGQRGRMMIATIDDGSAAIEVTLYSEVYEPNRSWLKEDELLVAKVNVTPDKFSGGMRIVSEAVMDITGARMRFARNVHLNIEAGIDLKSLRSQLGPYLMSNRVRDPKLGPAIASMSSGNEGMKGLILTAAVTTSGGACLMQFPEELRIYPDDACLHSLNQILAAKQSNLVQVQYH, from the coding sequence ATGGCTTCACCCCGTTTTGTTCATCTTCGCATCCATTCCGAGTTTTCAATCACGGATGGTGTCGTTCGCATTGACGATGCGGTCGCCGCTGCTCAAAAAGATGAAATGGGGGCTTTAGCCCTTACCGATCTGAGTAATTTATTTGGTTTAGTGCGTTTTTACACTGCTGCACGTTCTGGCGGGATTAAGCCTATTGCTGGAGCGGATGTATGGATTAGCAACCCCCAGGACCCAGATCAGCCATATCGCCTGCTATTACTGGTTCAAAACCACTCTGGTTACCTGAATTTATGTCAGTTGCTCAGCAGAGCTTCTTTAGACAATCAGTCGCGGGGTCGCGCTGAAATCGATCCTCAATGGTTTAGTGAGCCAGCTGCCAAAGCGGAAGATAAAGCGGCAAAGAAAACCCTATCCAATGGTTTGATTGCATTGTCTGCTGGTCGCTGGGGAGATGTTGGGGTAGCCCTCTTGGCGGGACAAGAAGAGCAGGCTAAACAGGCGGCAAAACGTTGGGAAGCATTATTCCCAAATGCTTTTTATATTGAGGTCCAGCGTGGTGGTCATCCCCAAGATGAGCAGCACCTGCAATTAGCCTGCCATCTTGCAAGCGATCTGGATTTGCCGGTTGTTGCCACACACCCTGTGCAGTTTATGCAAAAGAGTGATTTCACGGCACATGAGGCGCGTGTCTGTATTGCTGAAGGTGAGTTGTTGGGTAACCCACGCCGCCAAAAGAAATTTAATGAAGAGCAATATTTTTTATCTCAAGCAGAGATGGAAAGGCGCTTTGCTGATTTGCCTATTGCGCTTGCAAATTCGGTAGAGATTGCCAAGCGTTGCAATCTTTCTCTCACTCTTGGCCAGCCCCGCCTTCCTGATTTTCCGACGCCACCTGGTATTACCCTCGATGAGTATTTATTAGCGCAATCTGAGATTGGTCTTAAGCGCCATATGGAACGCAATTTCCCAGACGCAGAAGTGCGCGCTAAAGAGGAGGCGCGCTATCACGAGCGCTTGGTCTTTGAGGTGAAAACGATTTCACAGATGGGGTTCCCAGGCTACTTCTTGATCGTTGCCGACTTTATTAACTGGGCGAAAAATAATGGCGTACCTGTGGGGCCTGGCCGTGGATCAGGCGCAGGTTCTTTGGTGGCCTATTCTCTCGGTATTACTGATCTCGATCCACTGCGCTACAACTTACTGTTTGAGCGCTTTCTCAATCCAGAGCGGGTATCGATGCCCGACTTTGATATCGACTTTTGTCAGCATGGGCGCGATCGCGTTATTCAGTACGTCAAAGATAAATACGGCAAAGATGCAGTTAGCCAGATTGCGACGTTTGGAACTATGGCAGCGCGAGCAGCGATTCGTGACGTAGGACGCGTGCTCGAGCAGGGTTATAACTTTGTTGATGGCATTGCAAAACTCATTCCAAATAAGCCCGGTCAATATATGACCATTGAGATGGCGAAGAAGGAAGAGAAGCAATTAGCTGAACGAGAGAAGAATGAAGATGAGGTGCGTCAGCTTTTGTCCTTAGCGCAGCAGTTAGAGGGAATGACTCGAAATGTGGGTATGCATGCAGGAGGAGTGTTAATTGCGCCGGGACGTTTGACGGATTTCTGTCCTCTCTATACGCAGGAAACGAAAGATCAAGATAGTAGCTCTGTCATTAGTCAATTCGATAAGGATGATGTTGAAGCAATTGGCTTAGTGAAGTTTGACTTCTTGGGTTTGACGACGCTGACGATTTTGGCGGCTGCTGAGAAATGGATTAAGACACTCCATGCTGATCGTCGGGATTGGAATATAGGCGAGATTCCACTCGATGATCAAAAGGCATTTGAGGTTCTAAAAAATGCCAATACTGTAGCCGTCTTCCAGCTAGAAAGTCGTGGCATGCAGGGCATGCTTCGCGAAGCCAAGCCAGACCGCTTTGAAGACATTATTGCGCTCGTTGCGCTTTACCGCCCAGGCCCAATGGACCTCATTCCAGACTTTATTGAGCGTAAGCATGGGCGTCAAAAAGTTGAGTATCCAGACCCTCGTATCGAGCCTGTTTTGCAAGAAACCTACGGCATCATGGTGTATCAAGAGCAGGTGATGCAGATGGCCCAGATGATTGGGGGCTACTCATTGGGTGGCGCCGATATGCTGCGTCGGGCGATGGGTAAGAAAAAGCCAGAAGAGATGGCACAGCATCGCAAGATTTTTAGTGATGGTGCTAAAGCTGGTGGTATTAGTGAAGGCAAAGCAAACGAAATCTACGATTTGATGGAACGTTTTGCGGGCTATGGTTTTAATAAATCGCATGCTGCAGCATATGCTTTATTGGCTTATCAAACAGCTTGGTTAAAAGCGTACTACCCAGCAGAATTTATGGCGGCCAACTTATCACTCGCGATGGATGACACCGATAAGGTGAAGATCCTGTACGACGATTGTTTGGTAAACCAGATTAGAGTCTTTTCACCAGACATTAATACAGGCGTGTATGTATTTACACCACTGAGAGCACCAGATGCTGCTCCTGATGCACCTATTAGCCATATTCGCTATGGATTGGGTGCAGTAAGGGGAACTGGTGAGGCTGCAATCGAAGCAATTGTGAAGGCGCGTGAGAGCGGTGGCCCATTTAAAGATCTTTTTGATTTTTGTGCACGGGTTGATCGCAGACAAGTCAACCGCCGTGCAATCGAGGCTTTAATGCGTGCGGGTGCCTTTGATAGTTTGTATAAAGACAGCGTTCCTGCTGGTGGAAATCTATACGATATTCGCTCTACTTTATTAGCCTCTTTGGCGCGCGCTATTGAAGCTGCTGAGCAGGCTGAGGCATCTATTAACCAGGTGAGTTTGTTTGAGGCGGCTGGTGAAGCTGATCGCCATCTGCCTGAATTAGTGCGTGAGCCAGTCTGGTCTGAAAAAAAGCGCTTGCAAGAAGAAAAGACTGCTTTAGGTCTTTGCTTAACTGGACATATGTTTGATGCGTACCGCGAAGAAACATCACACTTTATTCGTCAACCGCTAGCTAAGGTGACTGAGGGCAAAGATCAATTGATTGCTGGCATTATTACTTCTGCCCGAATGTTGACTGGCCAACGTGGTCGCATGATGATTGCCACGATTGATGATGGTTCTGCTGCAATTGAAGTAACTCTGTACAGTGAAGTTTATGAACCGAATCGCTCTTGGCTCAAAGAAGATGAATTGTTGGTTGCCAAGGTGAACGTCACGCCGGATAAGTTTTCGGGCGGTATGAGAATTGTTTCTGAGGCGGTAATGGATATCACTGGTGCACGTATGCGCTTTGCGCGCAATGTACATCTCAATATCGAGGCTGGTATTGATCTAAAGTCTCTGCGAAGTCAGCTTGGACCCTATCTGATGAGCAATCGAGTACGCGATCCAAAACTCGGCCCTGCTATTGCTTCGATGTCCAGTGGTAATGAGGGAATGAAGGGTTTGATATTGACTGCTGCCGTCACTACCAGTGGTGGGGCTTGTTTGATGCAATTTCCGGAAGAGTTGCGCATTTATCCCGATGATGCTTGCTTGCATAGCCTCAATCAAATCTTGGCAGCCAAGCAAAGCAATTTAGTGCAAGTTCAGTACCACTAA
- a CDS encoding glycosyltransferase family 9 protein, producing MTIVSKLKPQKVLFIATRQIGDVLVTTPLIEKARELWPDAEFHFLGYRGKLGMLKGNPNISKVIETSDRPSFGEYLSLIGRLFQRYDLAIVTQPSDRAYLYGLMAARRRVGVLGGHPQGLTEQDKTKRSKSEKQNAWKKFISLHTVDVDYFAQHVIAEKLRLLEVFYPNPHDVFNKPISVTPPAGEALSPGVANQLRSPYVVVHPGPLTAYKRWPLAYWQTLITWIVKQGWQVVLSASPAKQDLQLNHDILSLLDPQIRQHVVNTLGELSIPQAGTLIRGALAYVGVDTSITHLAAACNTPTITLFGPTPPTNFGPWPNGFMGEQPYALRARSQTVGNITILQGPGECVPCRKAGCEDKASSNSECLDHLEPSQVIEALQSATQQ from the coding sequence ATGACAATAGTTTCAAAATTGAAGCCACAAAAAGTTTTATTTATCGCTACCCGCCAGATTGGTGATGTTCTAGTAACTACACCCTTAATAGAAAAAGCGCGGGAGCTTTGGCCAGATGCCGAATTTCATTTTTTGGGCTATCGCGGCAAGCTGGGCATGCTCAAAGGCAATCCCAACATTAGCAAGGTGATTGAAACTTCTGATCGACCTAGTTTTGGTGAATACCTCTCTTTGATTGGGCGACTCTTTCAGCGCTATGATTTAGCCATAGTGACTCAGCCCAGTGATCGCGCTTATCTTTACGGCCTCATGGCAGCCCGCCGTAGAGTCGGTGTTTTAGGGGGTCACCCCCAAGGCCTCACGGAGCAAGATAAAACCAAGCGCAGTAAAAGTGAAAAGCAAAATGCTTGGAAAAAATTCATATCCCTGCATACAGTCGATGTAGATTACTTTGCTCAACATGTCATTGCTGAAAAACTGCGCCTACTTGAGGTGTTTTATCCAAATCCTCATGATGTATTTAATAAGCCAATTTCAGTAACCCCTCCTGCTGGAGAAGCATTATCGCCAGGAGTTGCAAACCAACTGCGCTCACCCTATGTTGTTGTTCACCCGGGCCCCTTAACAGCCTATAAGCGCTGGCCGCTTGCCTACTGGCAAACGCTCATTACCTGGATTGTGAAACAAGGTTGGCAAGTAGTCCTCAGCGCCTCACCTGCCAAGCAGGATTTACAACTCAATCATGATATTTTGTCTTTACTAGATCCACAGATTCGCCAACACGTCGTCAATACTCTGGGTGAGCTTTCCATTCCGCAAGCTGGAACACTGATTCGCGGGGCTCTTGCCTATGTTGGCGTAGATACGTCAATTACCCATTTAGCAGCAGCCTGTAACACTCCAACCATTACCCTTTTTGGACCGACCCCACCAACAAACTTTGGTCCATGGCCAAATGGCTTTATGGGTGAGCAGCCATATGCGTTAAGAGCTCGCTCACAAACCGTTGGCAATATCACTATCTTGCAAGGTCCTGGAGAGTGTGTGCCGTGTCGCAAAGCGGGTTGCGAGGATAAAGCTAGCAGCAATAGCGAATGTCTGGACCACCTTGAGCCATCCCAAGTGATAGAGGCACTGCAAAGTGCCACTCAACAATAG
- a CDS encoding glycosyltransferase family 2 protein, producing MISILLATYNWPQALKLSLESLATQTDRDFEIIIADDGSSSDTRDLIEEIKPRFPVSITHLWQEDLGFRKTAILNQAITAAQGDYLIFLDGDCIVQPDFVSQHRTLSEPGYLVTGSRVLLSDRLTKELLAWPQWNYSYFWKNLLNFRASGGINKYWPLKIKLGNGFWRNYRKFVWRRIKGCNMACWKSDAQAIGGFDESMTGWGHEDADFVFRLQNTGLIRKSGSWSTEVLHLHHRINDQSHAAENARHVREKILAKAAQ from the coding sequence ATGATTTCCATTCTTCTGGCTACCTATAACTGGCCACAAGCCCTCAAACTATCGCTTGAGTCGCTTGCCACTCAAACAGATCGCGATTTTGAAATCATCATTGCCGATGATGGCTCTAGCAGCGACACTCGAGATCTCATTGAAGAGATAAAACCTCGATTTCCAGTAAGCATCACCCATCTCTGGCAAGAGGATTTAGGCTTTCGTAAAACAGCCATCCTGAATCAGGCAATTACTGCCGCTCAGGGTGACTACCTGATTTTCCTAGATGGTGACTGCATTGTTCAGCCTGATTTTGTATCGCAGCATCGCACCCTCTCAGAACCTGGATACTTAGTCACGGGTAGTCGTGTTTTATTGAGCGATAGGCTAACTAAAGAGTTGCTCGCATGGCCCCAATGGAACTACTCCTATTTCTGGAAAAATCTTCTCAATTTCCGAGCCTCTGGCGGAATTAACAAGTACTGGCCACTCAAAATAAAATTGGGTAATGGTTTTTGGCGCAATTACAGAAAGTTTGTCTGGCGTCGTATTAAGGGTTGCAATATGGCCTGCTGGAAATCTGATGCTCAGGCTATTGGCGGCTTCGATGAGAGTATGACTGGATGGGGTCATGAAGATGCAGATTTTGTTTTTAGACTGCAGAACACCGGGCTTATTCGTAAATCTGGCTCTTGGTCAACTGAGGTTCTGCATCTACATCATCGCATTAATGATCAATCACATGCAGCAGAGAACGCACGTCATGTACGTGAAAAGATTCTTGCTAAAGCAGCTCAATAA
- a CDS encoding glycosyltransferase family 2 protein, producing the protein MPTLSVILITRNEEANLADCLASLEGIAQQIVVVDTQSTDQTLEIAKNHGALLSQPPDWPGFGPQKNRALELATEEWVLSLDADERLTPALRSEILTAIHHPAHVNCFAIPRLSWYCGRFIRHSGWNPDYVDRLFKRGTARFSDDLVHERLIPQGPVAKLENPMLHYSFMNYSQVLQKIDRYSTASAEQAFARGKTSSPAKAVLHGAWSFLRTYVLRAGFLDGAQGFALAISNGQGTYYRYMKLWHLHQEAQNKHHPYSK; encoded by the coding sequence ATGCCCACCTTATCCGTCATACTCATCACCCGCAATGAAGAGGCCAATTTGGCCGACTGTTTGGCCTCCCTAGAAGGGATTGCCCAGCAGATTGTGGTGGTGGATACCCAAAGCACCGATCAGACCCTAGAAATCGCTAAAAATCATGGGGCACTCCTATCCCAGCCCCCGGATTGGCCTGGTTTTGGACCTCAAAAGAATCGCGCCCTAGAGCTAGCGACGGAAGAATGGGTACTCTCCCTGGATGCCGACGAAAGACTCACCCCGGCCCTCAGAAGTGAGATTTTGACGGCAATTCATCACCCCGCTCATGTGAACTGTTTTGCTATCCCTAGACTGTCTTGGTATTGCGGTCGTTTTATTCGCCACTCAGGCTGGAATCCTGACTACGTGGATCGACTTTTTAAGAGAGGTACAGCACGTTTCTCAGATGATCTCGTCCATGAGCGACTCATTCCCCAGGGCCCAGTGGCTAAGCTAGAAAACCCCATGCTGCATTACAGCTTTATGAATTATTCACAGGTCCTTCAAAAGATTGATCGCTACTCAACCGCCTCTGCAGAGCAAGCTTTTGCTAGAGGCAAAACCAGTAGCCCCGCAAAAGCTGTACTTCATGGCGCCTGGTCCTTCTTGCGCACTTATGTGCTTCGCGCTGGCTTCCTAGATGGAGCGCAAGGCTTTGCCTTAGCCATCTCAAATGGGCAAGGGACCTACTATCGATACATGAAGTTATGGCATCTTCACCAAGAAGCCCAAAATAAACACCACCCGTATTCCAAATGA